The Flavobacterium sp. 20NA77.7 genome includes the window AAAGAACTGAGTTTTCTAAAGACGTTGAAGAAATGGCAAAAAACATCAATGCTGAAATGCCTAATTTAGAATTTAACTTGTTATGTACTAAAAATAAAAGTGTTTTCAAACTGGTTGATAAATTAGAAAAAGATGATAGTTTTAATTATAAAATGGCAACACTTTTTTTTGGGGATAATAATAAAACATATTTTATAAATAGAACGGAAAAAGAATATTTTTATAAGACAGAATTTGATGGTCAAACGTATTACATAGACATTTCTGACACCGGAAACCTGTGGCAACTAACAAACGAAAAAAAAATAATTGATAACTATACATGCTACTTAGCTCATTTTAAAAAGAAGATTATTAGTGCTAGAACAGGTAAAGAAGAGGAACAAAGTTTTTCTGCCTGGTATGCTCCAGAAATTCCTTATTCCTTCGGCCCTTTTCAATTGTTTGGACTTCCTGGATTAATCATGGAAGGCCATATTGGGAGAAAAATGTATTTTGTAAAAAAAATCACTTTCTTAGAAAATGTAAAAATAAATTCTCAAAAAGACATTCAAAAAACACCACTAGATGTTTTAGAAAAAAAAGCCAAGTCTAATGCTGTGAGTAAAACATTTAATCAATAATACCTTTTGAATAAATATATTTTACATATTTATAAACAACCCTTTCGTTTAAACATATTTATTGTTTTTTTTCTAATTATTCCATTTTTTTCAATTGGACAATCTTTCTTTGGAACAGTAAAAGACGCTTTAGGCAACCCACTTCAAAACGCAAATGTATTGGCAAAACCCATTGAGGGTATCTATGAAATAAAATTTGCTATTGCAGATCATTTAGGAAGATTTAAACTAGATCTCCAAAAAAACACTAGTTATGAAATTCAGGTGTCATATATTGGTTTTGTAGAGAAAACAATTGAAATAAAAACAGGAGCTTCTAATGAAGAATATCATTTCAATCTCATTAAAAAAGATACTGAAATAAAAGAAATTGTTATAAAATATGATTACAACCCTGTCTTAATAAAAAAAGACACTAGTATCTATGACGTAAAAGCATTTACAAATGGAACCGAACGAAAACTAAAAGACCAATTAGAAAAAATTCCGGGTATTGAAGTTGATAAAAACGGAGGAGTCTTCGTACAAGGTAAAAAGGTTACAAAGTTTTACGTAGAAAACCAATCTTTTTTTGGGGGTGGAACCAAATTGGGAATCGAAAACATTCCGGCAGATGCAGTTGATAAAATTGAAGTGTTAGATAATTTTAATGAAACTGGATTTCTAAAAAACGTTTCTAACAATGATGACTTAGCGATGAATGTTAAGTTGAAATCAGATAAAAAGAATTTTATTTTCGGCGACTTAGAAACAGGTATAGGAGGCGAGAAAAAGAATCTTTATTATAAAAATCACGCCGGGTTGTTTTATTTTTCGCCCAAAACGAATATAAGCTACATAGGTGATGTTAACAACATTGGTAAAAGCACATTTACATTTGAAGATGTTATCCGTTTTCAAGGAGGAACCAGTAGTTTTTTAAATAATAAAAAACAATTGTCTGATTTGTTTTTATTTACAAACGACAACACCTATGTTGTTCAAGCAAAATCTGTATTTAATGCACTTAACTTTAGGCGGTCTATTAACTCAAAAATTGATGTTGAGGGATTTGGCATAGTTTCTAAAAATTATACATCTAATCAATCTGTATCCAACATAAGCTATTTACAAAACAACACATATGTTTTGGAAAACAAAAACAATCAAAACGACGCAACATCGTGGCTAAGTATGGGAAATGTGAAACTAAATTATTTGCCTAATTCTAAATCGAAATGGCTGTATAACGGACACTTTCAAGTGATAACTAATGACTATTTCGACCAAATAAATTCGTTACAAAACAACCAGCTTTTTTCTTTTGAATCCTCAAACACAAATATTACCTCTCAAATTAAACAATTTATTGAGTGGCACAAACAACATTCTGAAAAACACACCACTACTTTTGTGTTAAATCAAACGTTTGAAGAGGCAAGCCCAAAAAACACATGGATAACAGACAGGCCTTTTTTAGCTGGCTTAATTCCTTTACAAAACGATACATTTTATACAATACAACAACTTAAAAAGATTAGAAATCACACTGTTGAGGGGATATTTAAACATTATTGGGCGCTAAATAATCATAATCATTTGTATTCAAATGTGGGCGTCAATTATACGCGTTCTCAAATCATAATTTCTGAAAAACAAACCCTTACCAACGGAGAAATTAATGATTTTTCGAGTCAGGGTTTTGGAAATAATTTAAACTACAGATTTTCTGATTTATATGTGGGAGCAGAATATAAGTTTAAAATTGGAAAATGGATAAATAGGCCTGGAATATATTATCATTTGTACCAATTAAAAACTGCTCAACAAAACAATTTCCTCTCTAATCAACAACTCTTATTTGAACCGAGATGGAAAAGTGAACTAAAGTTTAATAACGCCGAAGCATTAGTCTTTGATTATAAATTAGCTAATACATTTTCTGACGCCTCTAAAATGATTGAAAATTATACACTTCAAAGTTATAACAGTGTATTTAAAGGAAATGCGCTCTTAACTAACGAACGCTACCATGCCGCTTCATTATATTATACTAAAACAAGTACATTTAGAGGATTGTTTTTTAATGCTAAATCTAGTTTTTACAAAAAAACTAGAACCATACGAAATGAAATTCTATTAGATGGTGTAAATCAATTTACTTTTCCGCTTTTAACAAATAATCCAGAAACAAATTGGCAAGCATCTTGTAATCTAGATAAAAAAATCAACAAGTTTAGAGTGGGATTGCAGTCTAATTTTAATTGGTTTACTTATATACAAACCGTTAATAATCAAAGGACTAAAAACGAAAGAACTAGTAAAAATTATGGGGTCTCTATTCGAACAACACCAAAAAAATGGCCCCTGGTACAGGTAAATTATTCTAAAACATTTAACCGCTTTTTTGGACTAACAAATTCAAAACTAATTTCAGACAATATTTCCTTATCTATTGAT containing:
- a CDS encoding GLPGLI family protein, with the translated sequence MIKKSINTVVVLIVIISCKSFHSGENHISTINENKESGIQVTYGVAQGKGNDIKRTEFSKDVEEMAKNINAEMPNLEFNLLCTKNKSVFKLVDKLEKDDSFNYKMATLFFGDNNKTYFINRTEKEYFYKTEFDGQTYYIDISDTGNLWQLTNEKKIIDNYTCYLAHFKKKIISARTGKEEEQSFSAWYAPEIPYSFGPFQLFGLPGLIMEGHIGRKMYFVKKITFLENVKINSQKDIQKTPLDVLEKKAKSNAVSKTFNQ
- a CDS encoding carboxypeptidase-like regulatory domain-containing protein; protein product: MNKYILHIYKQPFRLNIFIVFFLIIPFFSIGQSFFGTVKDALGNPLQNANVLAKPIEGIYEIKFAIADHLGRFKLDLQKNTSYEIQVSYIGFVEKTIEIKTGASNEEYHFNLIKKDTEIKEIVIKYDYNPVLIKKDTSIYDVKAFTNGTERKLKDQLEKIPGIEVDKNGGVFVQGKKVTKFYVENQSFFGGGTKLGIENIPADAVDKIEVLDNFNETGFLKNVSNNDDLAMNVKLKSDKKNFIFGDLETGIGGEKKNLYYKNHAGLFYFSPKTNISYIGDVNNIGKSTFTFEDVIRFQGGTSSFLNNKKQLSDLFLFTNDNTYVVQAKSVFNALNFRRSINSKIDVEGFGIVSKNYTSNQSVSNISYLQNNTYVLENKNNQNDATSWLSMGNVKLNYLPNSKSKWLYNGHFQVITNDYFDQINSLQNNQLFSFESSNTNITSQIKQFIEWHKQHSEKHTTTFVLNQTFEEASPKNTWITDRPFLAGLIPLQNDTFYTIQQLKKIRNHTVEGIFKHYWALNNHNHLYSNVGVNYTRSQIIISEKQTLTNGEINDFSSQGFGNNLNYRFSDLYVGAEYKFKIGKWINRPGIYYHLYQLKTAQQNNFLSNQQLLFEPRWKSELKFNNAEALVFDYKLANTFSDASKMIENYTLQSYNSVFKGNALLTNERYHAASLYYTKTSTFRGLFFNAKSSFYKKTRTIRNEILLDGVNQFTFPLLTNNPETNWQASCNLDKKINKFRVGLQSNFNWFTYIQTVNNQRTKNERTSKNYGVSIRTTPKKWPLVQVNYSKTFNRFFGLTNSKLISDNISLSIDVTFFKNFTFKSNYEVTYTINNLNQKSTYKIANALLCYQKKESPFRWELSAQNFLNNGKIIDNSFSDFMVSTTTTFVMPRIILVSVNYKI